Proteins encoded within one genomic window of Sulfurovum sp. XGS-02:
- a CDS encoding methyltransferase domain-containing protein, whose protein sequence is MIFTTLSMQDIITTLSVKAKGCEAGETFSFETVDPDIGEGYAGEILEIAGESYIYRGYKAWTDLSELLMCKMMTPEKSTYPLVKLHFKKLETQSSFHIASSSSKEEKYGVDSHFSQIHKMEEPAFLYYYTQALQNAKLSQRRSILNLGINTGDEFNVIKNSLDTHTYEKMKLVGIDHSTSAISCAKSSFPEENVTFYAHDINDLERLNLGKFDLLVSIGTLQSPSINFKPFFMSLVQNYLEKDAAIILGFPNSRWIGGEMIYGAKAPNYTMSEMSLLFNDVIFCKKYLQQKKFRVTLTGKQYIFLTATKII, encoded by the coding sequence TTGATATTTACTACCCTGTCGATGCAGGATATCATCACAACACTTAGTGTCAAGGCCAAGGGGTGTGAAGCCGGTGAAACCTTCAGTTTTGAAACAGTTGATCCTGATATTGGGGAAGGGTATGCCGGAGAAATATTAGAGATAGCAGGGGAGAGCTACATTTACCGGGGCTATAAAGCATGGACAGATCTGTCAGAACTTTTAATGTGCAAAATGATGACCCCTGAAAAAAGTACCTATCCTCTGGTAAAACTCCATTTCAAAAAGCTAGAGACACAAAGCTCTTTTCATATAGCATCCTCAAGTTCCAAAGAAGAAAAATACGGTGTGGACTCCCATTTTTCACAGATACACAAAATGGAAGAACCGGCATTTCTGTACTACTACACGCAAGCGCTGCAAAATGCCAAGCTCAGTCAAAGAAGATCGATCTTGAACCTCGGTATCAATACAGGTGATGAGTTCAACGTCATCAAAAATAGTTTGGATACACATACCTATGAAAAAATGAAGCTTGTAGGCATTGACCATTCAACATCTGCCATCAGCTGTGCGAAGAGCTCTTTTCCCGAAGAGAATGTAACATTTTATGCACACGATATCAACGACTTGGAGCGTTTAAATCTGGGGAAATTCGATCTGCTTGTAAGCATAGGTACCCTTCAAAGCCCTAGTATCAACTTCAAGCCTTTTTTTATGTCATTGGTGCAAAACTATCTAGAAAAAGATGCGGCTATCATTTTAGGTTTTCCAAACAGTAGATGGATAGGGGGAGAGATGATCTATGGAGCCAAAGCGCCCAATTATACCATGAGTGAAATGTCACTGCTTTTTAATGATGTCATTTTTTGTAAGAAATATTTGCAGCAGAAGAAATTCAGGGTCACACTTACAGGAAAGCAATACATTTTTTTAACTGCTACAAAGATTATTTGA
- a CDS encoding DUF3365 domain-containing protein, which yields MKLQLVMASLLCTASIYASPTHLNETQEGIKYIKMLGGSLKSQLKAQLQADPSGFSAIGFCTAKAQLITNEVNAQLPDHAKVRRTSLRTRNSINKPDIKDIEVMKEIEDSIKNKTATATMIRKVNTKETTRYYKPLIVEAACLKCHGENISPEIQALIQESYPDENASHYTLGAFRGVIVSEIKKR from the coding sequence ATGAAACTCCAACTAGTTATGGCATCTTTACTCTGTACAGCAAGCATATATGCGTCACCGACACATCTCAATGAAACACAAGAGGGTATCAAGTATATCAAGATGCTTGGCGGTTCACTGAAAAGTCAACTCAAAGCACAACTTCAAGCCGATCCAAGCGGTTTCAGCGCTATAGGTTTTTGTACAGCAAAAGCACAGCTTATTACCAATGAGGTCAATGCACAACTTCCGGATCATGCAAAAGTAAGAAGAACTTCTCTTAGGACGAGAAACAGCATAAATAAGCCTGATATTAAAGATATAGAGGTGATGAAGGAGATCGAGGATTCGATCAAAAATAAAACAGCTACAGCTACGATGATCAGAAAAGTGAACACCAAGGAAACTACACGCTACTATAAACCATTGATAGTAGAAGCAGCATGTCTAAAGTGTCACGGTGAGAACATCTCTCCTGAGATACAAGCATTGATACAGGAATCCTATCCTGACGAGAATGCCAGCCACTACACTTTAGGTGCATTTAGAGGTGTTATCGTTTCAGAGATCAAAAAACGCTAA